One segment of Thermococcus profundus DNA contains the following:
- a CDS encoding dicarboxylate/amino acid:cation symporter: MGKSLFRRYLDYPILQKILWGLILGAIVGLALGKAGYADATKAYIKPFGDLFVRLLKMLVMPIVLASLVVGAASISPARLGRVGVKIVVYYLITSAFAVFFGLIMGRLFSVGTGIHLGTGTGKAIEAKAPSLVDTLLNIVPTNPFGSLAKGEVLPVIFFAIVLGIAITYLMNREDERIRTSGTTLLRVFDGLAEAMYLIVAGVMQYAPIGVFALIAYVMAEQGTKVVGPLAKVVLAVYVGLTLQILLVYFVLLKIFGIDPMKFIRKAKDAMVTAFVTRSSSGTLPVTMRVAEEEMGVDKGIYSFTLPLGATINMDGTALYQGVTVLFVANAIGHPLTLGQQLVVVLTAVLASIGTAGVPGAGAIMLAMVLQSVGLELTAGSPVALAYAMILGIDAILDMGRTMVNVTGDLAGTTIVAKTEGELDESKW, translated from the coding sequence ATGGGTAAGAGTCTGTTTCGGCGCTATCTAGACTACCCAATTCTCCAGAAGATTCTCTGGGGATTGATACTGGGTGCCATCGTTGGTCTGGCTCTTGGAAAAGCCGGTTACGCCGATGCCACCAAGGCGTATATCAAGCCCTTCGGCGACCTCTTCGTCCGCCTGCTGAAAATGCTCGTGATGCCCATTGTGCTCGCGTCCCTGGTGGTGGGTGCGGCGAGCATCAGCCCGGCGAGGCTCGGCAGGGTTGGCGTCAAGATCGTCGTCTACTACCTCATAACCTCGGCCTTCGCCGTCTTCTTTGGCCTCATCATGGGCAGGCTCTTCAGCGTTGGAACGGGAATCCACCTCGGAACCGGAACCGGCAAGGCTATAGAGGCCAAGGCGCCGTCGCTGGTTGATACCCTGCTTAACATAGTACCAACCAACCCCTTCGGTTCGCTCGCCAAGGGTGAGGTTCTCCCGGTGATCTTTTTTGCGATAGTCCTGGGCATAGCGATAACCTACCTCATGAACCGTGAGGACGAGAGGATCAGAACATCTGGAACCACACTCCTCAGGGTCTTTGACGGTCTCGCCGAGGCCATGTACCTCATAGTGGCGGGTGTCATGCAGTACGCTCCGATAGGCGTTTTTGCCCTCATAGCCTACGTCATGGCGGAGCAGGGGACGAAGGTGGTTGGGCCTCTCGCCAAGGTAGTTCTGGCCGTCTACGTCGGCCTGACCCTCCAGATACTCCTAGTCTACTTCGTCCTGCTTAAGATATTTGGCATCGATCCAATGAAGTTCATTAGGAAGGCCAAGGACGCCATGGTGACGGCGTTCGTTACGAGGAGCTCGAGCGGAACCCTTCCAGTTACCATGCGCGTTGCTGAGGAGGAGATGGGCGTTGACAAGGGAATCTACTCCTTCACACTCCCGCTTGGCGCGACAATAAACATGGACGGAACGGCCCTCTACCAGGGTGTCACTGTGCTCTTCGTCGCCAACGCCATCGGCCACCCACTAACCCTAGGCCAGCAGCTCGTCGTCGTCCTAACGGCGGTTTTGGCGTCGATAGGAACAGCGGGCGTCCCTGGTGCCGGGGCCATAATGCTCGCCATGGTTCTCCAGAGCGTCGGCCTTGAGCTCACAGCGGGCAGTCCAGTGGCATTGGCCTATGCAATGATCCTTGGAATCGACGCCATCCTGGACATGGGCAGAACCATGGTCAACGTGACCGGTGACCTTGCAGGAACCACGATAGTTGCCAAAACAGAGGGAGAGCTGGACGAGAGCAAGTGGTGA